A stretch of Neisseria subflava DNA encodes these proteins:
- a CDS encoding calcium-binding protein, with protein MENQQQSLSVSEVTIDRVLSHYLWNTSVPPRREDMQSAATDANRMPINIDATSYMQNGAGRYASAVDFQMFEKFFTEKNLPVKLQPYSFTEIVDLIYHKDDAARVKRLPDSENGFTVPISQYFQDMASSDYTERAFIFGSTQVTVTKADIDKLQFFVHPDGSREIRNLRITPKDDNFDFIGGSSSQDVSDRMQKWMVDTVNAKFKTAIDPEGIGRTVPLKYTGTEELPFTNITDKDFSRLKEKKAEQMVLDRYLLILDIGFPLIEETGELFQKLTSSPALYETSPLGQLREIRHNLDDQLREIRRNLDEMYEMYQKTRDLIEKDPNMMSLDERNERDQYAADIDKPTALTIEDMPQDAQKIYHQGKQIFADFCARKNIAYDANSLDNIAMSLASAGYANKMSGASLINIKDNGEVLIGHKAPGLIMASVDMWEAAKTPVEESLSQIQQTAQRIEYEEQQKQIVQSQSHGARLS; from the coding sequence ATGGAGAATCAGCAACAATCATTAAGTGTATCAGAAGTAACCATAGATAGAGTTTTATCGCATTATTTATGGAATACATCCGTACCGCCTCGTCGTGAAGATATGCAATCAGCGGCCACCGATGCTAATCGTATGCCAATAAATATTGACGCAACCAGTTATATGCAAAATGGAGCTGGAAGATATGCTTCAGCAGTAGATTTTCAGATGTTTGAAAAGTTTTTCACAGAAAAAAATCTGCCTGTTAAGCTACAGCCGTATTCTTTTACAGAAATTGTTGATTTAATTTATCATAAAGACGATGCTGCGAGGGTTAAAAGATTACCGGATTCTGAAAACGGTTTTACCGTCCCCATTTCCCAATATTTTCAAGACATGGCCTCCTCCGATTACACAGAGCGTGCCTTTATCTTCGGCTCGACGCAGGTAACAGTTACCAAAGCCGACATCGATAAACTCCAATTCTTCGTCCATCCGGACGGCAGCCGCGAAATTCGCAACCTCAGAATCACGCCCAAAGACGACAACTTCGACTTTATCGGCGGTTCATCTTCTCAAGATGTTTCGGATAGGATGCAAAAATGGATGGTAGATACGGTAAATGCCAAGTTTAAGACAGCTATTGATCCCGAAGGTATAGGCAGAACTGTTCCCCTTAAATATACCGGGACTGAAGAGCTGCCGTTTACCAATATTACGGATAAGGATTTTTCTAGATTGAAAGAGAAAAAGGCCGAACAGATGGTGCTCGACAGGTATTTACTGATTCTAGATATAGGATTTCCACTCATCGAGGAGACTGGAGAATTGTTTCAAAAACTGACAAGCTCCCCCGCTCTATACGAAACCAGCCCGCTGGGTCAGTTGAGAGAAATTAGACACAATTTAGATGATCAGTTGAGAGAAATTAGACGCAATTTAGATGAAATGTATGAAATGTACCAAAAAACCCGTGACCTTATCGAAAAAGATCCAAATATGATGTCTTTAGATGAAAGGAATGAACGCGATCAATACGCGGCGGATATTGATAAACCAACGGCCTTAACTATTGAGGATATGCCGCAAGACGCCCAAAAAATCTATCATCAAGGGAAACAGATTTTTGCTGATTTTTGTGCCCGAAAAAACATCGCTTACGATGCAAATAGTTTGGACAATATTGCTATGTCGTTAGCTTCAGCGGGCTATGCAAACAAGATGAGTGGTGCGTCTTTAATCAATATTAAAGATAATGGGGAAGTCTTGATCGGACACAAAGCCCCCGGATTAATAATGGCTTCTGTAGATATGTGGGAAGCGGCTAAGACGCCGGTAGAGGAAAGCCTGAGCCAAATTCAGCAAACGGCACAACGAATTGAATATGAGGAGCAACAAAAACAAATCGTGCAATCCCAATCACATGGAGCGAGGCTTTCTTAA